The sequence below is a genomic window from Cherax quadricarinatus isolate ZL_2023a unplaced genomic scaffold, ASM3850222v1 Contig6887, whole genome shotgun sequence.
CTGAACAGCATAAACTCCTGCCACAGGTCCACTTAAGGATTGACTAACAGATATAAAAGATTGAGATGCAGTATTTGAGACTGCAGATTGTCCATCAGATTGTGACACTGGAGATCTATACAATGGAGAGCCCATTATAAGTTTATTGAACTGAACAGGATCAACCTGTTGGCCATGATAGTTTATAGCAATTGGCGCAGAGAAACCAGGTGGAGGAGCAGCTCCGCTACCTGAACTACTTATAGTCCCTTCACTGCTCACTGAAGGTGATGTAGACACTGCCATACTAGAtctgttattactgctctcacttACACTTGGCAACAAGACAGCACTCATCTGACCCCCAGCAGCCTGACTTGCCATATGAAATAAAGCAGCTGGACTGATACTGTatggatactgctgctgctgttgttgggttTGAGTTGTTGATACTGTGGTGGTTGGCTGGTAAGATTTAGGTTTTTGTGGTTCTTGTTTCTGTGATTTGGAAGTTAACTGGATTGATTGGGGTAGGACATTGCTTGGCCAGAATTCCCACTGTCTGTGTTGTGGTAATgactgttgtggatgttgttgctgctgtgggtTTTGTTTTTTCTGTTTCTGCTGctctttttgttgttgctgctgatgcatGGCTGTCATTTGATGATAATGATTAACAGCTGTTACATTATTAGGCCCCTGACTTTCATGTGCATGTCCCTGACTACTAAGTTTCAGTACTTGGTTGACATGGTCAGAGACTGTCTGACCCTGGCTAGAAAGTCCCACTGGAACATGTGCCAAATGTTGAAAACCTGGAGGGGCATTAATAGCCCCACTAGATATATCAGCTGGTTTCTCTATATCGCCCCAATCATGTACATTAGCTGATCCTAACAATGCATTAGCTGATGAGACCCCAGAGTTACTTACTGCTGAGTTACTAACACAAGACCCCTCACTTCTACCTCCAACTCTTATTGCAGTTACAACAGATACAGGATCACTTAAACTACCCAACAAAGAGTCACTTTCAGATGCAAACATCCCAGAATTCACAGTATCAGTCCCAGGTTGCAAACTATTACCTCCAACCTGAGCAGTATTTACCCCAGACTTTACTGTACAGGTCAACCCAACTTTTGGAGTGCCACTGGCAGGTAGAGCACCCGTGACATCAGTGGGCGATTTCCCTCGTccttggtttgtgggtctgctgGCAGCTGCCTGTGATTGGTCCGCTTTTGTTGTGGATGTCTGACACGTTGAATTTCCAGTGACGACATCTGGAATAGGTATTATCTCTTTAGTTCTCCAGTAGCTTCAAAATATAATCTTAAAATTTAAGCAATGCTGGTCAATTTCTAATTGTTTTTTTATAAATATCCTCGTTAAAGTGAATTATCAGTAATGAAGAGATAATATCCCAATCCAGAGTCACAACTGCTAATCAGTTCAGGTTTGTTGGAAGGACTAGATTCAATACAAAGGTTGAGAGATTTCATTTTATTGAAAGAATTTGATCACATTTTAGGCAATATCAAAAGCCATAATTTTTTTCAATCAATACTGGTGGTCAATCAATGACTGGATTGTAGATCAGTAAAAAATTCACTCATACTAATACCTTGCTTTAAAAGAAATACAGTTAAGCCAAATGAACAAAACAATAGCCATATATGGAGCACAAAACAAGAGATGCTGTAAGTACTGGTCAAAAAACAGCTGTGTGAAGATTTTACATTGATAGATCTTGTGTACTTCATTAACACTGCTACCTAGCATGGTATGCACAAGACCATCTGACAGAGCACTGCACAGGCAAATGTTTGCCCTACAAAATGTCTTTCCACTTACTGGTGTGATAAATGGCACAATCACATACAATAAGAAAATAGTGAGAATATATAAAAATAAGATGTTAATGAATATAACAAAATATTTCACAACAATGAGTATTGTCAAGCACTCTTCCCAAAACTAAGTAACACATTGAAGATCTGGATAAAATCACAACTTGTAGAAGGGATTGCCTATTGGATTAAAAGAacacttggaaaaaaaaaaattaagagaatACAGCTTGTGAGTTTAGTACTCTTAACTTAAATAGAATTACAATTTCCATATCATTCAACAGGAAAAGAAACAGCACAGTAAGGGTAAATGCTAACAATATGACCTTGTGACCCAAACATTTCTATactcttgtcatatttcatcaagTACACACTTCACAATATTGTATATTCCTGGTACAATAGTCATTGATGAAATATTTCATGCAAAATCAACCTGAGAACAAACTTGTGAAATTTACAGTACACTTACTATTATGTTGCCTCCATGGTACCTTACATTTATCTTTCTGGTATATTTAATTCCCATTCACTATCTGGATGCCAAAACAAATATATACTAAATACGAGGTCAGATAATAATCACTTACCCTACCTATTTAACTACTCTTATATGAGGTCCAGTCACTGAACATTCATTGTGAAACTTAAGGCACTACAAACACAGTAGGTCATTATCTAACATAGAAGCTCTCATCTGTCAATGCTGTGGTTAAGTCATCTACACCAGAAAGAGGTGGAGGAAAGGTATTCAGGGAGGAGAGATAAGAGAAGACTACGGTGGAAGAGCGAGGCAAAATGAGTGTTGGAGTTAGCAAGGAGAGAGCATTGCTAAACATCGAAAATTGCAACCCTATCTCGCACATCACAATTTTGGATGAAATAAGTACCACATCCAGATAAGTTTAGTATTGGATATATGCTGGGTTTACTTCATAAATATTTATATAGAATATTGTTTAAACATACAATCACAAGCAAAATATTACATATATCTCATATCTGTCTTCATATACATTTATAACCTTGCATAAATCAATTAAAATGTTATACCGTATATCCATCATACTGCACACGAACTCATAAGAACAAGTTCACGGAAAGTAATATGCAATATATCTCCTGAAAAATGTATGAGAGATGTATATAAGGTTTAGCCTGATCCCTttcattaaaaataaaatatccTGTCTATTGATTTGGTAAATAAAATGTCTTGCTTGCAATTGTATATCTTCTTAAATTTCAATTAAAATATCATACTTGACAATATTTTAAAGCATCTGATTATTTCTTAATTTATATTAAGATAAAAAATGAGCATACTTTATGAAACTTAAAAAGCAAATCATACAACTTCCACAAAAGCCACAAAATCACAAAAATTTCAGTTAAATGATCTACACCAATTTCAAGACTAATCTACATTTGCATTCTTCCTATTTGAGTTCTCACCATCATTTTGAGACTCAAGCTTTGCCCCTCCCCTTTTTCCCTTTCTAGTCTTAGGTTTACGCTTCTTTttattaacattagcaccattTGTAGCACCATCTATTACTGTGAGTAAGCGGGAAGCTGATCTATCTCTTGGGATACCTGCAACACCTGAACCTAGTAATCCACCCTGAGAAACTTGTTCGCATGGATTAGTTTTCCTAACTAGTTCTGGTTGCTGAAAAGAATGTGGCAGTTTAACAACATTTTGTGGAGATTTATCCAGTGACTGAGATATTGTGACAATCTCTTTCTCAGGTCCAACAGGCACAAGTCTGCATGTCAATCCAAGAGAAGGCTGATGCTTGGCTTTAATTGCACCTTCTTTACTGTTATACTTTTTACTTTGCTTGATCCTACCAACATTACTATGGACAGCTTTATCTTTACTAGCATTCTGACTCCTCTGACCTGAATTTACTGCACAATCTGGATGGATTTTAAGTTTGCCCTTCCTACGAACTACACGTCTATCAAAACCTTCGTCCTCACTTGAACTAAAGGCAGTTTGATTATTTGATTGGGTTCTTGTATATAATTTATTCATTTTTAAGCCTATGGGAGAGAAATCTGCTGAGGTTTGCATGTTACTATTATTTTCTGGATTCCCAAGGATGTTTGGGCTTTGGGAACTAAGCGAACTACTACTTTTACCTTTTAAGTTATTAGAGCCTTTCTTCCCAAGATCAAATTTCTGACCTCTCTTATACCCAGGGCCTGCCATTTCCCTTCTATATCGAAccttcattctttctttctttttctgctTGCGTTTATCCTGTGCTTCTTTCATTTTCTCAAAGAGTGTTTGACCAATGTCATCTGGGACCTCAACAGCACATATAGAGACTGCACGACTATCACTCTCATCTGCTTCGTGTGTTTGATAACTGTGTATTTCTATCATTTTTAATATAAGGTTATAGACAGATGAAAAAGGATGTGGAGAAATATCAATACCATCAGATATTTTTTGGGCTGCTTTCTTCCaattaactgtccaaacatactGTTCATTTAACTGTGGTGGTACACAATGACATACTAATGTTTCTTTGCCTACCTTTCTTTCATCAAACGATTCAAGAGAATACCGTCTCATACCCAATATTTTATCTCCTTTTATCCGATACTCCTGGTCACTCTTCCATTTCTCACAGTGATCTTCCATCATATTTAGAGGTATAGAAAGTTTTAAATTACCTTCAGGTGTCTTAAGTGACCCAATCCCAGTTGGCAAAGTgggtcctcctggtcctcctatTAATTCCCTGTTCTCATTCTTCCGAACATCCTGAGATGTGGTCTGCTCAGGCATGTGCTTCTGTCGTTCCTCATCTCTATTCTCCCTCTCTTGGGTTATTTTTCGTGCTTCTCTACGATCTTTTTGCCGTTCTttcttttcccttctttccatatTAAGCCTCTTCTTTGGGCAATCCTTCTGTATGTGCCCAATTTTCCCACAAAAACGACAGCCTCGATCATTTGGAGGAGCGCCATCAGTGAGTTGCTTGGAGTCAAAGAGGTAATCCTAATAAAGAAATAGGAACTTGTTATCAACAGCCATTTTTTATATTTTGGAATAGTGCAGTTGGAGCATTTAGCATTTATTTTCtttattaaatataaatgaaagACAAGGTACCAAGGATTGGCAGAGAATATATATAGGACCTCTATGTAAGGAAAAAAAGAAACAGAAGGATAGGAATTAGCCTGCTGAGTATACCAAAACAAGTGCATGGCAGAATTATCAAAAGAGTCAAGCAAGATATAAAAACTAAGTTTTCTAAGAGGATTTAGAAAGGGGTTGTGTGGGtaaaatctttctttctttcaacacaccggccatatcccactgaggtggggtggcccaaaaggaaaaacaaaagtttctcctttcaaatttagtaatatatacagaagaaggggttaccagccccttgctcccagcatttcagtcgcctcttatgacacgcacggcttacggaggaagaattctgttccacttccccatggagataagaggaaataaacaagaagaactagaaagaaaatagcagaaaacccagaggggtgtgtatatatatatgcttgtatattatgtgtagtgtgacctaagtgtaagtagaagtagcaaaatgtacctttgtagatgaatggttcagagaaccgacacgttgataaattagacacatgtgcaactcttgggtatctttattgaggaaacgtttcgccacacagtggcttcatcagtccatacaaaggagaatcttgaagaacaggaggagaatgaggtaatcagtccctcagccttgagtcgatgtggtcagtccatcaatcttgaatagaatacggcataagtgcggagaaggagcttataaaccgtaggcaggagaggtgcagcagtcgtaggtggtgtcacatttgttcaatgtggaagtaggtcgtgcccaagggttaggcaagcgaagaattcccaagtattaagatcccaagaagatcgcagctcagaatcttgctgcagaggaggaggaagagagatggaagaaggtcccttcagaaattaaggagatttttgaaatgtggggtaggatggaaagatttctggaaaaacatcaccctgagaaggatgttgcaagccatattggcaacttgtacagtgacagtcttggcccattttagggaagttttaaagagatgcc
It includes:
- the LOC128689096 gene encoding serine/threonine-protein kinase pakD, encoding MERREKKERQKDRREARKITQERENRDEERQKHMPEQTTSQDVRKNENRELIGGPGGPTLPTGIGSLKTPEDVVTGNSTCQTSTTKADQSQAAASRPTNQGRGKSPTDVTGALPASGTPKVGLTCTVKSGVNTAQVGGNSLQPGTDTVNSGMFASESDSLLGSLSDPVSVVTAIRVGGRSEGSCVSNSAVSNSGVSSANALLGSANVHDWGDIEKPADISSGAINAPPGFQHLAHVPVGLSSQGQTVSDHVNQVLKLSSQGHAHESQGPNNVTAVNHYHQMTAMHQQQQQKEQQKQKKQNPQQQQHPQQSLPQHRQWEFWPSNVLPQSIQLTSKSQKQEPQKPKSYQPTTTVSTTQTQQQQQQYPYSISPAALFHMASQAAGGQMSAVLLPSVSESSNNRSSMAVSTSPSVSSEGTISSSGSGAAPPPGFSAPIAINYHGQQVDPVQFNKLIMGSPLYRSPVSQSDGQSAVSNTASQSFISVSQSLSGPVAGVYA